In Gossypium arboreum isolate Shixiya-1 chromosome 5, ASM2569848v2, whole genome shotgun sequence, a single genomic region encodes these proteins:
- the LOC108488019 gene encoding uncharacterized protein LOC108488019 yields the protein MAVHQPMCIRRPGICEFCERERISSRPICSVPAMSTQTSGSTAPSSSTEDPKHFDMKKWSSVALWSWDIVVDNCAVCRNHIMDLCIECQANQIVGADNECTVAWGACNHAFHFHCISRWLQNRSVCPLDNAEWEFRKYGR from the exons GTATATGTGAGTTTTGTGAGAGAGAAAGAATTTCTTCCCGCCCTATTTGTTCGGTCCCAGCCATGTCTACCCAAACTTCCGGCAGCACCGCCCCTTCCTCCTCCACTGAGGACCCCAAGCACTTCGATATGAAAAAGTGGAGTTCGGTTGCCCTCTGGTCCTGGG ATATTGTCGTGGATAATTGTGCGGTTTGCAGGAATCACATCATGGATCTCT GTATCGAATGCCAAGCCAACCAAATAGTCGGTGCCGATAATGAATGCACTGTTGCGTGGG GTGCATGCAACCATGCATTCCACTTTCACTGCATTAGTCGATGGCTGCAGAACCGGTCAGTATGTCCTTTGG ATAATGCTGAATGGGAGTTCCGAAAGTATGGTCGCTAG